One window from the genome of Streptomyces sp. NBC_00287 encodes:
- the ehuB gene encoding ectoine/hydroxyectoine ABC transporter substrate-binding protein EhuB, which produces MAPPINHGEHISGPTRRSLLAGVAALGALGAAGCSRVATADTKDGGELLERLRAAGVVRLGIAGEIPFGYIDKNGELTGEAPELAKVIFKRLGVDRVQPVPTEFGSLIPGLNSQQFDVVAAGMYVNPERCEQVIFADPDYQMLDSFIVRKGNPKGLNDYQDVVEKKAKFATGTGYAEIQYAVEAGYDEGDILIVPDQVAGLNAVEAGRVDVFAGTALTTREVVKKSNKAESTKAFKPIVGGEPHVDGGAFAFRPTETKLRDAFNVELHKLKKSGELLRILKPFGFTEAEMTELTAKELCGG; this is translated from the coding sequence ATGGCTCCACCAATCAACCATGGCGAACACATATCCGGACCCACGCGCCGATCGCTGCTCGCGGGGGTGGCGGCGCTCGGTGCGCTGGGCGCGGCCGGCTGCTCGCGGGTGGCCACGGCCGATACGAAGGACGGCGGCGAGCTGCTCGAACGACTGCGGGCGGCGGGCGTCGTACGGCTCGGGATCGCGGGCGAGATCCCCTTCGGATACATCGACAAGAACGGCGAGCTGACCGGCGAGGCCCCCGAGCTGGCGAAGGTGATCTTCAAGCGGCTCGGGGTGGACCGGGTGCAGCCCGTGCCGACCGAGTTCGGCTCGCTGATCCCCGGGCTCAACTCGCAGCAGTTCGATGTCGTCGCGGCCGGGATGTACGTCAATCCCGAGCGCTGTGAGCAGGTCATCTTCGCCGATCCCGACTACCAGATGCTCGACTCGTTCATCGTGCGCAAGGGCAACCCCAAGGGCCTGAACGACTATCAGGACGTCGTCGAGAAGAAGGCGAAGTTCGCGACCGGGACCGGTTACGCGGAGATCCAGTACGCGGTCGAGGCGGGTTACGACGAGGGCGACATCCTCATCGTCCCGGACCAGGTCGCGGGCCTGAACGCGGTCGAGGCGGGCCGGGTCGACGTCTTCGCGGGGACGGCGCTGACCACCCGCGAGGTGGTGAAGAAGTCGAACAAGGCCGAGTCGACGAAGGCCTTCAAGCCGATCGTCGGCGGCGAACCCCATGTCGACGGCGGCGCGTTCGCGTTCCGGCCCACCGAGACGAAGCTGCGGGACGCCTTCAACGTCGAGTTGCACAAGCTGAAGAAGAGCGGCGAACTGCTGCGCATCCTCAAGCCGTTCGGTTTCACCGAGGCGGAGATGACCGAGCTGACCGCGAAGGAGCTGTGCGGCGGATGA
- a CDS encoding peptidoglycan-binding protein, whose amino-acid sequence MATPVFEEFDPASDCECPGCVHRRRVLPHSAAGRRGAHPAHRTVIVAAAASAALCAGHAVPALAAPQTPGRPSLPAADEPDTPQGGKAPLHGPGGVPAKPAKAPSTTRAEIIRRAKQWVAARVPYSMYQYWSDGYRQDCSGFVSMAWNLPGNEWTGSLDQYGVRIPKEDLQPGDMLLFHNPADPEKGSHVVIFGGWTDYTHTYYIAYESTRPHARRTATPYAYWSHSDRYLAYRYKGLVGGTAGSKPDTAKPGTAKPGTAKPGTAKPVTADPAAPPYPGRAYFGPGANNKYVTQLGRMLVERGAGRHYLSGPGPRWSDADRRATQTFQQAQGWRGQDADGLPGPGTWALLVSGRGNDIGSGAVGAAGPPASPASHGVPGYPGRAMFRPGAHNSHVALLGKQLVKKGFGKHYTAGPGPRWGEADRRNVEAFQRAQGWRGGAADGYPGPETWRRLFS is encoded by the coding sequence ATGGCGACTCCGGTCTTCGAGGAATTCGATCCCGCGAGCGACTGCGAGTGTCCCGGATGCGTTCACCGGCGCCGGGTCCTGCCGCATTCCGCGGCCGGACGCAGGGGCGCCCACCCGGCCCACCGTACGGTGATCGTGGCGGCCGCCGCCTCGGCGGCGCTCTGCGCGGGGCATGCCGTACCGGCGCTCGCGGCCCCGCAGACACCCGGTCGGCCGAGTCTTCCCGCGGCCGACGAACCCGACACCCCGCAGGGCGGCAAGGCCCCGCTGCACGGCCCCGGAGGGGTCCCCGCCAAGCCCGCCAAGGCGCCGAGCACCACCCGGGCGGAGATCATCAGGCGGGCCAAGCAGTGGGTCGCGGCGAGGGTGCCGTACAGCATGTATCAGTACTGGTCGGACGGGTACCGGCAGGACTGCTCGGGCTTTGTCTCGATGGCCTGGAACCTGCCCGGCAACGAATGGACGGGCTCGCTCGACCAGTACGGCGTGCGCATCCCGAAGGAGGATCTGCAGCCCGGCGACATGTTGCTGTTCCATAACCCGGCCGATCCCGAGAAGGGCTCGCACGTCGTCATCTTCGGCGGCTGGACGGACTACACCCACACCTACTACATCGCCTACGAATCGACCCGCCCGCACGCCCGCAGGACGGCCACGCCGTACGCCTACTGGAGCCACTCCGACCGCTATCTCGCCTACCGCTACAAGGGTCTCGTCGGCGGTACGGCGGGCTCGAAGCCGGACACCGCCAAACCGGGCACCGCCAAACCGGGCACCGCCAAACCGGGCACCGCCAAGCCGGTCACCGCCGACCCGGCCGCGCCGCCCTATCCGGGGCGGGCCTACTTCGGGCCCGGGGCCAACAACAAGTACGTCACCCAGCTCGGCCGCATGCTCGTCGAGCGCGGGGCGGGGCGCCACTACCTCTCCGGGCCCGGACCGCGCTGGTCCGACGCCGACCGGCGGGCCACCCAGACCTTCCAGCAGGCGCAGGGCTGGCGGGGTCAGGACGCGGACGGGCTGCCGGGGCCGGGTACTTGGGCGCTGCTGGTCTCCGGCAGGGGCAACGACATCGGCTCCGGAGCCGTGGGAGCGGCCGGACCGCCCGCGTCGCCGGCCTCGCACGGGGTGCCCGGGTATCCGGGGCGGGCGATGTTCCGGCCCGGCGCGCACAACAGTCACGTCGCGCTGCTCGGCAAGCAGCTGGTGAAGAAAGGGTTCGGCAAGCACTACACAGCCGGTCCCGGGCCGCGCTGGGGCGAGGCGGACCGGCGCAATGTCGAGGCCTTCCAGCGCGCCCAGGGCTGGCGGGGCGGCGCGGCGGACGGCTACCCGGGTCCTGAGACCTGGCGGCGGCTGTTCTCGTAA
- the ehuC gene encoding ectoine/hydroxyectoine ABC transporter permease subunit EhuC, with the protein MTSGLWELVLKGVWVTIQLLVLSALLATAVSFVVGIARTHRLWVVRFLAGFYTEVFRGTSALVMIFWVFFVLPPAFGWQLVPLWAGTLALGLTYGAYGSEIVRGALNAVDPAQKEGGIALSFTPWQRMKLILLPQAVPEMIPPFSNLLIELLKGTALVSVMGMGDLAFSGNLVRLALQESAEIYTYILLIYFVIAFLLTRIMRGLEKRLKAGVGKQPEKKVVVPEPVGGGVS; encoded by the coding sequence ATGACTTCGGGACTCTGGGAACTCGTACTCAAAGGCGTCTGGGTCACCATCCAGCTGCTGGTCCTCAGCGCGCTGCTGGCCACGGCCGTCTCGTTCGTGGTCGGCATCGCCCGCACGCACCGGCTGTGGGTCGTCCGCTTCCTCGCGGGCTTCTACACCGAGGTGTTCCGCGGGACCTCGGCGCTGGTGATGATCTTCTGGGTGTTCTTCGTGCTGCCGCCCGCCTTCGGCTGGCAGCTGGTGCCCCTGTGGGCGGGCACGCTCGCCCTCGGCCTCACCTACGGCGCCTACGGCTCGGAGATCGTGCGCGGCGCGCTGAACGCGGTCGACCCGGCGCAGAAGGAGGGCGGCATCGCGCTCAGCTTCACGCCCTGGCAGCGGATGAAGCTGATCCTGCTGCCGCAGGCGGTGCCGGAGATGATCCCGCCCTTCTCCAACCTGCTGATCGAACTGCTCAAGGGCACCGCGCTGGTGTCGGTCATGGGCATGGGCGACCTGGCGTTCAGCGGCAACCTGGTACGCCTCGCGCTCCAGGAGAGCGCGGAGATCTACACGTACATCCTGCTCATCTACTTCGTGATCGCGTTCCTGCTCACGCGGATCATGCGGGGTCTGGAGAAGCGGTTGAAGGCCGGTGTGGGCAAACAGCCCGAGAAGAAGGTCGTCGTCCCTGAGCCGGTGGGCGGTGGTGTGTCATGA
- a CDS encoding IclR family transcriptional regulator, translating to MALKHEPTAPYHSAQDALRILETVARHTTGITDVELARHTALSPERLTSLLRMLRREGYVEQITDGAYVTGEALTRLGSAQDREAALREKLQRTLDRLRDSVGAAVYISRYVDGEVKVTQYADSEDAPAVNEWVDFRYSAHATAVGKSLLTQLDRNGRRDHLSRHKMARLTSRTITSDKLLLSRLEAQPPTVPVLDLQEYAVGTVCAAVPITAGSSVGCLALSLPVEHAHRLRQAADALNRNAAPVLLSLAI from the coding sequence GTGGCGCTGAAGCACGAGCCGACCGCGCCGTACCACTCGGCCCAGGATGCCTTGCGCATCCTGGAGACCGTGGCGCGGCACACCACCGGAATCACCGACGTCGAACTCGCCCGGCACACCGCCCTCAGCCCGGAGCGCCTGACCAGCCTCCTGAGGATGCTGCGCCGCGAGGGGTACGTCGAGCAGATCACCGACGGCGCCTATGTCACCGGCGAGGCGCTGACCCGTTTGGGCTCGGCGCAGGACCGGGAGGCCGCCCTGCGCGAGAAGCTCCAGCGCACCCTGGACCGGCTGCGCGACTCGGTCGGCGCGGCGGTGTACATCAGCCGGTATGTCGACGGTGAGGTGAAGGTCACGCAGTACGCCGACAGCGAGGATGCCCCGGCGGTGAACGAGTGGGTGGACTTCCGTTACTCGGCGCATGCGACGGCGGTCGGCAAGAGCCTGCTCACACAGCTCGACCGCAACGGTCGGCGTGATCATCTGTCCCGGCACAAGATGGCGCGACTCACCTCGCGGACCATCACCAGCGACAAGCTGCTCCTGTCCCGGCTGGAGGCTCAGCCGCCTACCGTGCCGGTTCTGGACCTTCAGGAGTATGCGGTGGGCACGGTGTGTGCGGCGGTGCCGATCACCGCGGGGTCCTCCGTCGGGTGCCTGGCGCTGTCCCTCCCGGTGGAACACGCGCACCGGCTGCGCCAGGCGGCGGATGCGCTTAATCGGAATGCGGCGCCTGTTCTTCTGTCGCTGGCGATCTAG
- the ehuA gene encoding ectoine/hydroxyectoine ABC transporter ATP-binding protein EhuA: MNPADKRSNGELIRLEQVTKRFGDNTVLDHLDFSVQAGKHVTLIGPSGSGKTTILRLLMTLTKPDEGTITVDGERLFPAPEKQVREVRKKIGMVFQQFNLFPNMTVLRNITEAPVTVLGMSKDAAEERARDLLELVGLTDHVDKHPAQLSGGQQQRVAIARALAMRPQVLLLDEVTSALDPELVAGVLDVLRDIARSTDITMLCVTHEMNFARDISDQVLMFDSGRVIEAGAPEKIFSDPEHDRTREFLSAVL, translated from the coding sequence ATGAACCCCGCCGACAAGCGCTCGAACGGCGAGCTGATCCGGCTGGAGCAGGTCACCAAGCGGTTCGGCGACAACACGGTCCTGGACCACCTCGACTTCTCGGTCCAGGCCGGCAAGCACGTGACGCTGATCGGTCCGTCCGGCTCCGGCAAGACGACGATCCTGCGCCTGCTGATGACGCTGACCAAGCCCGACGAGGGCACGATCACCGTCGACGGGGAGCGGCTGTTCCCGGCGCCGGAGAAGCAGGTCCGCGAGGTCCGCAAGAAGATCGGGATGGTGTTCCAGCAGTTCAACCTGTTCCCGAACATGACGGTCCTCAGGAACATCACCGAGGCCCCGGTCACCGTGCTCGGCATGTCCAAGGACGCCGCCGAGGAGCGGGCCCGGGATCTGCTGGAGCTGGTCGGCCTCACCGACCACGTCGACAAGCACCCGGCGCAGCTCTCCGGCGGCCAGCAGCAGCGGGTAGCCATCGCCCGGGCACTGGCCATGCGGCCACAGGTCCTGCTCCTGGACGAGGTCACCTCGGCCCTGGACCCGGAGCTGGTCGCGGGCGTCCTCGACGTCCTGAGGGATATCGCCCGCTCCACCGACATCACGATGCTCTGTGTGACCCACGAGATGAATTTCGCCCGCGACATCTCGGACCAGGTACTGATGTTCGACTCCGGCCGGGTCATCGAGGCCGGCGCCCCGGAGAAGATCTTCAGCGACCCCGAGCACGACCGGACCCGAGAATTTCTCAGCGCGGTGCTCTGA
- a CDS encoding D-2-hydroxyacid dehydrogenase: MTTPTLLVLDADPLPRLGRLTGRARIEHADNTTLAGKLPHADVLLVWDFTSHAVRHAWPGDGPRPRWVHTASAGVDHLMCPELAASDTVVTNARGIFDEPIAEYVAALVLAMAKDLPRTLELQGQKIWRHRESRRLSGTRACVVGSGPIGRAIVRTLKALGVTSALVGRVPRTGIHGPEDLDRLISRADWIIAAAPLTEQTYGMFDARRFGMMQPSARFINIGRGPLVVEEALVEALSKQWIAGAALDVFVDEPLGPDSPLWGLPGLIVSPHMSGDTVGWRDELAAQFVELYERWEAGRTLPNVVDKQRGYVPGR, encoded by the coding sequence ATGACCACCCCCACGCTGCTCGTCCTGGACGCCGACCCGCTCCCCCGGCTCGGACGGCTCACCGGACGGGCGCGGATCGAGCACGCGGACAACACCACACTCGCTGGGAAGCTGCCCCACGCCGATGTCCTGCTCGTCTGGGACTTCACCTCGCACGCCGTGCGGCACGCCTGGCCCGGTGACGGCCCCCGGCCCCGCTGGGTGCACACCGCGAGCGCCGGTGTCGATCACCTGATGTGTCCTGAACTCGCCGCCTCCGACACCGTGGTCACCAACGCGCGCGGCATCTTCGACGAGCCCATCGCCGAGTACGTCGCCGCCCTCGTCCTGGCGATGGCCAAGGATCTGCCGCGGACGCTCGAACTCCAGGGGCAGAAGATCTGGCGGCACCGCGAGTCGCGGCGGCTGAGCGGCACCCGCGCCTGTGTCGTCGGCTCCGGGCCCATAGGGCGGGCCATAGTCCGTACCCTCAAGGCCCTCGGCGTCACCTCCGCGCTCGTCGGCCGCGTACCGCGCACCGGCATCCACGGCCCCGAGGACCTGGACCGGCTGATCTCCCGCGCCGACTGGATCATCGCCGCCGCACCGCTCACCGAGCAGACGTACGGAATGTTCGACGCCCGACGGTTCGGGATGATGCAGCCCTCCGCCCGGTTCATCAACATCGGGCGCGGGCCGCTCGTCGTGGAGGAGGCGCTGGTCGAGGCGCTGTCCAAGCAGTGGATAGCGGGCGCCGCGCTGGATGTCTTCGTGGACGAACCCCTCGGCCCCGACAGCCCGTTGTGGGGGCTGCCGGGGCTGATCGTGTCCCCCCACATGAGCGGTGACACCGTCGGCTGGCGGGATGAACTCGCGGCGCAGTTCGTGGAGTTGTACGAGCGCTGGGAGGCGGGCAGAACGCTGCCGAACGTCGTCGACAAGCAACGCGGGTACGTGCCAGGACGCTGA
- a CDS encoding DUF3830 family protein, translating into MTDRFIEVSLLKRDIHCTAKLLEDRAPITCAAVWDALPLSGDVYHAKYARNEIYALFPPFADTEPPLENPTVTPIPGDLCYFAFAGAELGTKAYGYDREVRPGTTLVDLALFYERNNLLLNGDVGWVPGIVWGQVVEGLPEMADACNDLWRSGAAGETLSFRRT; encoded by the coding sequence ATGACTGATCGGTTCATCGAGGTCTCGCTCCTGAAGCGGGACATTCACTGCACGGCGAAACTCCTGGAGGACCGCGCACCGATCACCTGCGCGGCCGTCTGGGACGCCCTCCCGCTCAGCGGGGACGTCTACCACGCCAAATACGCCCGCAACGAGATCTACGCCCTCTTCCCACCCTTCGCGGACACCGAACCGCCCCTGGAGAACCCGACCGTCACCCCGATCCCCGGCGACCTCTGCTACTTCGCCTTCGCGGGCGCGGAGCTGGGCACCAAGGCCTACGGCTACGACCGTGAAGTCCGCCCCGGCACCACCCTCGTCGACCTGGCCCTGTTCTACGAGCGCAACAACCTGCTGCTCAACGGCGATGTGGGCTGGGTGCCCGGCATCGTCTGGGGGCAGGTGGTGGAGGGTCTGCCGGAGATGGCGGACGCGTGCAACGACCTCTGGCGCTCGGGCGCCGCGGGAGAGACCCTCAGCTTCCGTCGGACATGA
- the ehuD gene encoding ectoine/hydroxyectoine ABC transporter permease subunit EhuD: protein MTWDWGAVSDFMPHFWDGLLVTLQALALGSLISFALGLVWALLMRTPSRWVRWPVGVVTEFVRNTPLLVQLFFLFYVLPEWGVTFSALTTGVFAIGLHYSTYTMQVYRAGIEAVPVGQWEAATALNLPLTRTWTAVILPQAIRRVVPALGNYVIAMLKDTPMLMAITVLDMLGQARLFSQEQFQFTEPLTVIGVAFIVISYLASLLLRALERRLVH, encoded by the coding sequence ATGACCTGGGACTGGGGAGCGGTCAGTGACTTCATGCCGCACTTCTGGGACGGGCTGCTGGTCACCCTGCAGGCCCTCGCGCTCGGTTCGCTGATCTCCTTCGCGCTCGGTCTGGTGTGGGCGCTGCTGATGCGGACGCCGAGCCGCTGGGTGCGCTGGCCGGTCGGGGTGGTCACGGAGTTCGTGCGCAACACCCCGCTGCTGGTGCAGCTGTTCTTCCTGTTCTATGTGCTGCCCGAGTGGGGCGTGACCTTCTCCGCGCTGACCACCGGTGTCTTCGCCATCGGGCTGCACTACTCGACGTACACGATGCAGGTCTACCGGGCCGGTATCGAGGCGGTGCCGGTCGGCCAGTGGGAGGCCGCGACGGCGCTGAATCTGCCGCTCACCCGGACCTGGACCGCGGTGATCCTGCCGCAGGCGATCCGACGGGTCGTGCCGGCGCTCGGCAACTACGTGATCGCGATGCTCAAGGACACGCCGATGCTGATGGCGATCACCGTCCTCGACATGCTCGGCCAGGCGCGGCTGTTCTCCCAGGAGCAGTTCCAGTTCACCGAGCCGCTGACGGTGATCGGCGTGGCCTTCATCGTCATTTCCTATCTGGCCTCCCTTCTTCTGCGAGCCCTGGAGCGACGCCTTGTCCACTGA
- a CDS encoding amidase — protein MTDLTGLTAVQLLDGYRTGAFSPVEATRAVLERAELIQPEVNAFVRITAEPALAQARESAERWRRGEPAGLLDGVPVTVKDILLMRGSPTLKGSRTIAEQGSWDEDAPSVARLRAHGAVFLGKTTTPEFGWKGVTDSPVTGVTRHPLDPTRTAGGSSGGAAAAVALGAGPLALGTDGGGSVRIPASFCGIFAMKPTYGRVPLYPASAFGTLAHVGPMTRDAADAALMLDVIGAPDSRDWSALGPVSGSFADGLFGGVRGLRVAYSPSLGGQVAVRPAVASAVRRAVERLAGLGAYVEETDPDVTDPVDAFHTLWFSGAARVTQHLGPHQRELLDPGLREICALGARYSALDYLAAVDVRMELGRRMGRFHDSYDLLVTPTLPITAFEAGAEVPKGSGHRRWTGWTPFTYPFNMTQQPAATVPVGTDGDGLPVGLQLVAARHRDDLVLRAAHALMSDGS, from the coding sequence ATGACCGACCTGACCGGACTGACCGCCGTACAACTCCTCGACGGCTACCGCACGGGCGCGTTCAGCCCCGTGGAGGCCACGCGCGCGGTGCTGGAGCGGGCCGAGTTGATCCAGCCGGAGGTGAACGCGTTCGTGCGGATCACCGCCGAGCCGGCGCTGGCGCAGGCCCGGGAGTCGGCCGAGCGGTGGCGGCGCGGGGAGCCGGCCGGGCTGCTGGACGGGGTTCCGGTCACGGTGAAGGACATACTGCTGATGCGGGGCTCGCCCACCCTCAAGGGGTCCAGGACCATTGCGGAGCAGGGGAGTTGGGACGAGGACGCGCCCTCCGTCGCCCGCCTGCGCGCGCACGGTGCCGTCTTCCTCGGCAAGACCACCACCCCGGAGTTCGGCTGGAAGGGCGTCACCGACTCGCCCGTCACCGGCGTCACCCGGCATCCGCTGGACCCGACGCGCACGGCGGGCGGTTCCAGCGGCGGCGCCGCGGCCGCCGTGGCGCTCGGCGCGGGACCGCTCGCGCTCGGCACCGACGGCGGCGGGAGCGTCCGTATCCCCGCCTCCTTCTGCGGGATCTTCGCGATGAAGCCGACCTACGGCCGGGTGCCGCTGTATCCCGCGAGCGCGTTCGGGACGCTGGCGCATGTGGGGCCGATGACCCGGGACGCGGCCGACGCCGCGCTGATGCTGGACGTCATCGGGGCCCCGGACTCCCGGGACTGGTCGGCGCTGGGGCCCGTGTCCGGCTCCTTCGCCGATGGGCTCTTCGGTGGTGTGCGCGGGCTGCGGGTGGCGTACTCGCCCTCGCTCGGCGGCCAGGTGGCGGTGCGTCCCGCGGTCGCCTCGGCGGTCCGGCGGGCGGTGGAGCGGCTCGCGGGGCTCGGCGCGTACGTCGAGGAGACCGACCCCGATGTCACCGACCCGGTGGACGCCTTCCACACCCTGTGGTTCAGCGGCGCCGCCCGGGTGACCCAGCATCTCGGCCCGCACCAGCGCGAGTTGCTCGACCCCGGCCTGCGCGAGATCTGCGCGCTCGGCGCCCGCTACAGCGCCCTCGACTATCTGGCCGCCGTGGACGTCCGGATGGAACTGGGCCGCCGGATGGGCCGCTTCCATGACTCCTACGACCTGCTGGTCACCCCCACTCTGCCGATCACCGCGTTCGAGGCGGGCGCCGAGGTCCCCAAGGGCTCCGGGCACCGCCGCTGGACGGGGTGGACGCCGTTCACGTACCCCTTCAACATGACCCAGCAGCCCGCCGCCACCGTCCCCGTCGGCACCGACGGGGACGGACTGCCGGTGGGCCTGCAGCTCGTGGCCGCTCGGCACCGGGACGACCTGGTGCTGCGGGCGGCTCACGCGCTCATGTCCGACGGAAGCTGA
- a CDS encoding SPFH domain-containing protein, whose translation MSTTTSPTPESEGPSRSARLIQNEITTEIPVHLLFRDDPDPVSVPLKPAVVSRRQGTGEQPRLRRPGATRARSVPEVDPDLVERPARVLPGSAGVLAGTCGLAGCAVTSWWAGTLPPLALEALRLPSYAGAGLGPAQWAAYAGAGALGLLGFGGLARGRTGRAWVLGLFGRYRGTVRRTGLMWVNPMLLRRRVDVRLRHWRSEPMPAADASGVALRVVVLAVWRVRDTARATLGVEDHEAYLRECVEAALARVPVEGPGRGSADAAGEALTRLVAADAAPIGVEVFSVQPVLVEYAPEVAAAMHRRRIAALDAQQRASMLTSVVDSVEDTVTRLTMRGLVELDDYERKALVKDLTVAFCSGRGESGA comes from the coding sequence ATGAGCACGACCACTTCACCGACACCGGAGTCCGAGGGACCGTCCAGGTCCGCCCGGCTGATCCAGAACGAGATCACCACCGAGATCCCCGTCCATTTGCTCTTCCGCGACGACCCCGACCCGGTGTCGGTCCCGCTGAAGCCCGCCGTCGTCAGCCGCAGACAGGGCACCGGAGAGCAGCCGCGACTGCGCCGGCCCGGCGCCACGCGGGCGCGGTCCGTGCCCGAGGTGGATCCGGACCTGGTCGAGCGGCCCGCCCGGGTGCTGCCGGGCTCGGCGGGCGTGCTCGCCGGGACCTGCGGTCTCGCGGGCTGCGCGGTCACCTCCTGGTGGGCGGGCACACTCCCGCCCCTGGCCCTGGAGGCGCTGCGGCTGCCCTCGTACGCGGGAGCCGGCCTCGGTCCGGCGCAGTGGGCGGCCTACGCCGGGGCCGGCGCCCTAGGTCTGCTCGGCTTCGGCGGGCTCGCCCGGGGCCGTACCGGACGGGCCTGGGTGCTCGGTCTGTTCGGCCGCTACCGGGGGACCGTCCGGCGCACCGGCCTGATGTGGGTCAACCCGATGCTGCTGCGCCGCCGGGTGGACGTACGGCTGCGGCACTGGCGCAGCGAGCCGATGCCGGCGGCCGACGCGAGCGGGGTCGCGCTGCGGGTCGTGGTCCTCGCGGTGTGGCGAGTACGGGACACCGCGCGGGCCACGCTGGGCGTCGAGGACCACGAGGCGTATCTGCGGGAGTGCGTGGAGGCGGCGCTGGCCCGGGTGCCGGTGGAGGGACCGGGCCGCGGCAGCGCCGACGCCGCCGGAGAGGCGCTGACCCGTCTGGTCGCCGCCGACGCGGCACCCATCGGCGTCGAGGTGTTCTCGGTCCAGCCGGTCCTGGTCGAGTACGCCCCCGAGGTCGCCGCCGCCATGCACAGGCGCCGGATCGCCGCGCTGGACGCCCAGCAGCGGGCGTCCATGCTCACCTCGGTGGTGGACTCGGTGGAGGACACGGTCACGCGGCTGACCATGCGGGGTCTGGTCGAACTCGACGACTACGAACGCAAGGCGCTCGTGAAGGACTTGACGGTTGCTTTCTGTTCCGGGCGCGGGGAATCCGGCGCGTGA
- a CDS encoding lytic polysaccharide monooxygenase auxiliary activity family 9 protein: MRRKTKLSAAVVGLATTGALVLSSGGASGHGYTDLPISRQKLCQNGTVTNCGNIQWEPQSVEGPKGFPGAGPADGQICNAGLGQFAQLSAPRTPSGGAWPATKVTGGQSYTFRWQFTAMHATTDFRYYVTKPGWNQNHNLARSDLNLTPFLTVPYNNQRPPSTLSHSGTLPSGLSGRHVILAVWTIADTGNAFYACSDVTF; the protein is encoded by the coding sequence ATGCGCAGAAAGACCAAGTTGTCTGCCGCCGTGGTCGGTCTCGCCACCACCGGAGCCCTTGTGCTCTCGTCCGGCGGGGCCAGTGGCCACGGCTACACCGACCTCCCCATCAGCAGGCAGAAGCTCTGCCAGAACGGCACCGTGACCAACTGCGGCAACATCCAGTGGGAGCCGCAGAGCGTCGAGGGCCCGAAGGGCTTCCCGGGCGCGGGCCCGGCCGACGGGCAGATATGCAACGCGGGGCTGGGGCAGTTCGCCCAGCTCAGCGCACCGCGCACGCCGTCCGGCGGCGCCTGGCCGGCCACGAAGGTGACGGGCGGTCAGAGCTACACGTTCCGCTGGCAGTTCACGGCCATGCACGCCACCACCGACTTCCGGTACTACGTCACCAAGCCGGGCTGGAACCAGAACCACAACCTGGCTCGCTCCGACCTCAACCTCACCCCGTTCCTGACGGTGCCGTACAACAACCAGCGGCCACCGTCCACGCTCTCGCACAGCGGCACGCTGCCGTCCGGGCTCAGCGGACGACACGTGATCCTGGCGGTGTGGACGATCGCGGACACCGGCAACGCGTTCTACGCCTGCTCGGACGTCACGTTCTGA